One segment of Leptospirillum ferrooxidans C2-3 DNA contains the following:
- a CDS encoding type II secretion system F family protein has protein sequence MIYNYEVIVNEKLSSGSIKARDIEEAISEIRGNFPYGKISALLPDWGKTVLFWISPENNGGISTKTASDICDRLSLFIENGLPVEQSLKFVRANLEARGVQKIIDRVLVLIEQGIPLSRAFGVAGFPREFLPVIQTGEKTGTLGQVLKKAAKSLKQMAKMRQDLRNALIMPAINIVVMVLFGYVLFFDVLPRFHALVVQLPKLQLSAFVSDIFALDTFFVDNIKYLIGLFSLFLMIFLYVVLLSRFGKRFVIKIIRKIKFIDSIFRVLLTYKFVISFEMLIGAGFTRNDALAEIARSLGSKDLSEKVLEMKRKMEDEGVPLAQVLSGSDLFSGGFSDWIGIAADSGNLHDELIKMESVYEELVAKKLEAVKAVVSPIMVVAMSVMVLLAFAALYGPIFGIVNSFMGGA, from the coding sequence GTGATCTACAACTACGAAGTGATCGTCAACGAAAAGCTTTCAAGCGGATCGATCAAGGCCAGGGATATTGAAGAGGCGATTTCTGAAATCAGGGGAAACTTCCCCTACGGGAAGATCTCTGCCCTTCTTCCCGATTGGGGGAAGACCGTCCTGTTCTGGATTTCTCCGGAAAACAACGGAGGAATCTCGACCAAAACGGCCTCTGACATCTGTGACCGTCTCTCCCTTTTTATTGAAAACGGTCTTCCTGTCGAACAATCCCTGAAGTTTGTCCGGGCGAATCTCGAGGCGCGGGGTGTCCAGAAAATCATTGACCGGGTTCTGGTTCTGATCGAGCAGGGAATTCCGCTCTCGCGGGCATTTGGCGTTGCAGGATTCCCCCGCGAGTTTTTGCCGGTCATCCAGACAGGAGAAAAAACCGGAACGCTTGGGCAGGTTCTGAAAAAAGCGGCCAAGAGTCTCAAACAAATGGCCAAGATGCGGCAGGATCTCAGAAATGCCCTGATCATGCCTGCCATCAATATCGTTGTCATGGTCCTTTTTGGGTATGTTCTTTTTTTCGATGTTCTGCCGAGGTTCCACGCACTTGTGGTCCAGCTCCCCAAACTCCAGCTTTCGGCGTTCGTGTCGGATATTTTTGCTCTCGATACCTTTTTTGTCGATAACATAAAATACTTGATTGGACTATTTTCGCTTTTCTTGATGATTTTTCTTTATGTGGTATTATTGAGTCGGTTCGGAAAAAGGTTCGTTATAAAAATTATTAGAAAAATAAAATTTATAGATTCAATTTTCAGGGTGCTTTTGACTTACAAGTTCGTGATCAGTTTCGAGATGCTCATCGGGGCGGGATTTACCAGAAACGACGCTTTGGCGGAGATTGCCCGATCGCTTGGTTCGAAGGATCTTTCTGAAAAGGTTCTCGAGATGAAGAGAAAAATGGAAGATGAGGGAGTTCCCTTGGCTCAGGTTCTTTCGGGATCGGATCTTTTTTCCGGCGGTTTTTCCGACTGGATCGGAATCGCCGCGGATTCCGGAAATCTCCATGATGAGCTGATCAAGATGGAAAGCGTTTATGAAGAGCTTGTGGCGAAAAAGCTCGAGGCGGTGAAGGCGGTCGTGAGTCCGATCATGGTGGTCGCAATGTCGGTGATGGTTCTGCTGGCATTTGCGGCGCTCTATGGGCCGATCTTTGGCATTGTCAACTCCTTCATGGGAGGTGCCTGA
- a CDS encoding GspE/PulE family protein, translating to MQIRSPRPILEILEEIGGIDPTIREGLLTESQASGRRVGEMALENGYTSEEKILEALSIQTGIPKIALESVGDQLDQSLFRRYEKLFISWAVIPLTENRFVISDPSRIHDFEKQLIGEGVVERFGLANFLLLEKSSIFWKQNEIMGMGIIHPAQFSKEVMALVAQPSEMMEFIVNRAYRMNASDIHFEPQQKVVRVLFRLNGDLSTVAFIPRAVYETVTMALVTKSRVLNPQSNKSHDGHFTVSIDHRDVQIRASFIPTIHNAFSVVLRILGSQKATIRLSSLGYPEDEISQMKSILSNLSNGMVFVTGPTGSGKNTSLHAVISEMDLNTRKMIDIGDPIEYRRPFGIQVQVWNAENEKWDYVDALRSSLRHDPDIIMIGEIRDGESARVSVQAARTGHLILTTLHVTSVFEIFERLLDFGISYLDILSVTKVVMNQRLLKKLCSCARPRPIAPGDLVGDLGILIGRAGIDTVYDPYGCDRCNGGGFVGRYALAEILFMNRETRGFLADQKSSNSVVLKRAYESFHPEWMSLAEKALRDSSTGKTSFGEVLRNAGVL from the coding sequence ATGCAAATCCGGTCTCCAAGACCCATTCTCGAGATTCTAGAAGAGATCGGAGGGATCGATCCCACGATCAGGGAAGGTCTCCTGACCGAGTCGCAGGCCTCCGGTCGACGTGTGGGCGAGATGGCTCTCGAGAATGGGTATACCTCGGAGGAAAAGATTCTGGAGGCCTTGTCCATTCAGACAGGAATCCCCAAAATTGCCCTCGAGTCGGTCGGGGATCAGCTCGACCAGAGTCTTTTTCGCCGATATGAAAAGCTCTTTATCTCCTGGGCGGTGATTCCGCTGACGGAGAACCGCTTTGTCATCTCGGACCCTTCCAGGATCCATGATTTTGAAAAACAGTTGATCGGAGAAGGGGTCGTCGAACGATTTGGTCTGGCGAACTTCCTGCTCCTTGAAAAAAGCTCCATCTTCTGGAAACAGAACGAAATCATGGGAATGGGCATCATCCATCCCGCCCAGTTTTCAAAAGAGGTGATGGCTCTTGTCGCGCAGCCTTCGGAGATGATGGAGTTCATCGTCAACAGGGCATACCGGATGAATGCCTCGGATATTCATTTTGAGCCCCAGCAGAAAGTGGTCAGGGTTCTTTTCCGGCTGAATGGCGACCTTTCCACCGTTGCCTTTATTCCACGCGCGGTCTATGAAACCGTCACGATGGCTCTGGTCACCAAAAGCCGTGTTCTGAACCCGCAGTCGAACAAGAGCCATGATGGCCACTTTACGGTATCGATCGATCACAGGGATGTCCAGATCCGGGCCTCTTTTATTCCAACCATTCATAATGCGTTTTCGGTTGTCCTGAGAATCCTGGGATCGCAAAAGGCCACGATACGGCTTTCGAGTCTCGGTTACCCGGAAGACGAGATTTCTCAAATGAAGTCGATCCTCTCGAACCTTTCAAACGGAATGGTCTTTGTCACGGGGCCAACCGGTTCGGGAAAGAACACCTCTCTTCATGCGGTCATCTCCGAGATGGATCTGAACACCAGAAAAATGATTGATATCGGAGACCCGATTGAGTACAGAAGACCTTTCGGCATCCAGGTGCAGGTCTGGAACGCCGAAAATGAAAAATGGGACTACGTCGATGCGTTGAGATCCTCCCTTCGCCACGATCCGGATATCATCATGATCGGGGAAATCCGCGATGGCGAATCGGCAAGGGTCAGCGTCCAGGCGGCAAGGACAGGACATCTGATCCTGACGACCCTTCATGTGACCTCGGTTTTTGAGATTTTCGAGAGACTTCTCGACTTTGGCATTTCCTACCTCGATATTCTCTCGGTGACAAAAGTGGTCATGAACCAGCGCCTGTTGAAAAAACTTTGCTCGTGCGCCCGTCCCAGGCCTATTGCTCCCGGAGATCTGGTGGGGGATCTCGGAATTCTTATCGGCCGTGCCGGAATCGATACCGTTTATGATCCCTACGGGTGTGACCGCTGCAATGGTGGCGGTTTCGTGGGGCGTTACGCCCTGGCCGAGATCTTGTTCATGAACAGGGAAACCAGGGGATTTCTGGCAGATCAGAAGTCCTCCAACTCTGTCGTCCTGAAAAGAGCCTATGAGTCGTTCCATCCGGAGTGGATGTCATTGGCGGAAAAAGCGCTGAGGGACTCTTCCACTGGAAAAACCTCTTTTGGAGAGGTCCTCAGAAACGCCGGAGTGCTTTAA
- a CDS encoding DUF202 domain-containing protein codes for MRRNFSSLYGKTLSEKAQILEFSDYLAIDRTVMANERTLLAYIRTGVGLLIAGLALIRFFKQTHFDYYEIAGILSIVAAISVTILGIRDFFHMRGFYAEVLEQQFMEKQSGKSEQRQNQQKSSARS; via the coding sequence ATGCGAAGAAATTTTTCTTCCTTATATGGGAAAACCCTATCGGAAAAAGCGCAGATACTTGAATTTTCCGATTATCTCGCCATCGACAGAACCGTCATGGCCAATGAGCGAACCCTTCTTGCCTATATAAGAACCGGGGTGGGACTCCTGATCGCGGGACTCGCTCTTATCCGATTTTTCAAACAGACCCATTTTGACTATTACGAGATCGCTGGAATATTGTCCATCGTTGCCGCCATTTCAGTGACCATTTTGGGCATACGGGATTTTTTCCACATGAGAGGCTTTTATGCCGAGGTGCTCGAGCAACAATTCATGGAAAAACAATCAGGAAAGTCGGAACAACGACAAAACCAGCAAAAGTCATCTGCAAGATCATGA
- a CDS encoding methyl-accepting chemotaxis protein, whose protein sequence is MSLKKKLLGLIFSQIVLSFIAVMVIVHGINSIDKESAHINTLSRETDDISQKMESMLIQHQSAMRIVLSGGLRGSFVEKAVLLQGESLFPYLVKKLGINPTTQKIQSLLALTVSLDHASRAIGRPEISLLRFNKVILPKYSMLMSLVEKNKKETLSALSKNLLRKTSQIRMQVLTVIIIDMVLSMSLLTMITISLLKKISIIFNVSEQLANKDFTASMPSLGKDELGKIASEIQTLSTDLQKTVKDVSSYANTIFKETSTILVSMKDLNSNATNMNSEITHSVSSMDELDTTINSFRGIVQEGINSTQATRKQAQCGLEIGEQASQSLASLSKDVSRTSQQINLLAGTIEKVTEATAGIQNISSQTNLLALNAAIEAARAGEQGRGFAVVADEVRKLSSLTSGHVKNIEEIVADASRVMRETIDISEGMVQGMSQNMQDGQKVQEALTLISQRLESMEKTIQSLGTTISVVSKVEDQLRGTLLANEKMAKNTLSIAAGTLREAETVSRTIEELSALFAK, encoded by the coding sequence ATGTCTCTGAAGAAAAAACTTCTGGGACTTATCTTTTCCCAGATAGTCCTATCGTTCATTGCTGTTATGGTGATCGTCCATGGAATCAACTCCATCGACAAGGAGTCTGCCCATATCAACACGCTTTCCCGGGAGACCGACGACATCTCCCAGAAGATGGAATCGATGCTCATTCAGCACCAGAGCGCGATGCGGATTGTTTTATCCGGAGGACTTCGTGGAAGCTTTGTGGAAAAAGCGGTGCTTCTTCAGGGAGAATCCCTTTTTCCCTACCTTGTCAAAAAACTGGGGATCAATCCAACAACACAAAAGATTCAATCGTTATTGGCATTGACGGTGAGCCTCGATCATGCCTCCCGGGCAATCGGACGGCCGGAGATCTCTCTGCTAAGGTTCAACAAGGTCATTCTCCCCAAATACAGCATGCTCATGAGTCTTGTGGAAAAAAATAAAAAAGAGACTCTCTCAGCTCTCTCCAAGAATCTTCTCCGAAAGACTTCTCAGATCAGGATGCAGGTTCTGACAGTCATCATCATCGACATGGTCCTGAGCATGTCCCTTCTGACAATGATCACCATCTCCCTGTTGAAGAAGATTTCGATTATTTTCAATGTCTCGGAGCAACTTGCCAACAAGGACTTTACGGCGTCGATGCCTTCTTTGGGGAAAGATGAACTTGGCAAGATCGCCTCTGAAATACAGACCCTCTCAACGGATCTCCAGAAAACCGTCAAAGATGTCAGCAGCTATGCAAACACCATCTTCAAGGAAACATCGACCATCCTGGTCTCAATGAAGGATCTGAATTCCAACGCTACAAACATGAATTCGGAAATTACCCATTCAGTCTCTTCCATGGATGAGCTCGATACAACGATCAACTCCTTTCGCGGAATTGTCCAGGAAGGAATCAACTCGACGCAGGCAACCCGGAAACAGGCCCAGTGCGGCCTTGAAATCGGAGAGCAGGCCTCACAATCCCTTGCATCACTTTCCAAGGATGTTTCCAGAACATCCCAGCAGATCAATCTTCTGGCGGGAACGATTGAAAAAGTCACTGAAGCCACTGCCGGGATCCAGAATATTTCAAGCCAGACAAACCTTCTGGCTCTGAACGCCGCGATTGAGGCCGCAAGAGCCGGAGAGCAGGGACGCGGATTTGCGGTGGTCGCCGATGAAGTCCGGAAGCTTTCAAGCCTCACATCGGGTCACGTCAAGAACATCGAAGAAATCGTTGCCGATGCCAGTCGGGTCATGAGGGAAACGATCGATATTTCCGAGGGCATGGTCCAGGGGATGTCCCAGAACATGCAGGATGGCCAAAAAGTCCAGGAAGCACTGACACTCATCAGCCAGCGGCTTGAAAGCATGGAGAAGACCATTCAGAGCCTCGGAACAACCATCTCGGTCGTCAGCAAGGTGGAGGACCAACTCAGGGGAACCCTTCTTGCCAACGAGAAAATGGCTAAAAATACGCTTTCCATTGCCGCAGGAACGCTTCGTGAAGCCGAAACCGTCTCAAGGACGATTGAAGAGCTCTCTGCCCTGTTTGCAAAATAA